A section of the Clostridium felsineum DSM 794 genome encodes:
- a CDS encoding glycoside hydrolase family 1 protein has translation MKCEFKKDFLWGAATSGPQAEGRFEKHHDSVFDYWYDIEPEAFFDRVGPNVASNFYNSYKKDLAMMKSIGFNSFRTSIQWTRLIKDFETFEVYPEAVKFYNSVIDECIKLEMEPFINLHHFDLPIELYKKYGGWESKHVVDLYEGFASKCFELFSDRVKHWITFNEPIVVVEGEYLWRFHYPKLVDGKKAVQVAYNLNLASAKAINAFKKRGYHKEGGKIGIVLNLTPSYPRSNSMEDKKAADFADMFYNRMFLDTAVKGSFPKELVEVLDKDKVLWDSSEKELEIIKENTVDYLGINYYQPRRVKEKEKLYDMPTWIPEKYFDNYIMPGRRINKHRGWEIYPKAIYDIAINIRDNYNNIPWYISENGIGVEGEEKFKNEEGVIEDDYRINFIKEHLKFLNKGIKEGSNCFGYHLWTPIDCWSWSNAYKNRYGFIALDLKTQIKTIKKSGYWFKKLTENRGF, from the coding sequence TTGAAGTGTGAATTTAAAAAAGATTTTTTATGGGGAGCAGCTACCTCTGGACCTCAAGCTGAAGGTAGGTTTGAAAAGCATCATGACAGTGTATTCGATTACTGGTATGATATAGAACCAGAAGCTTTCTTTGATAGAGTTGGACCTAATGTTGCTTCGAATTTTTACAATAGTTATAAGAAAGATTTAGCAATGATGAAAAGTATAGGTTTTAATTCCTTTAGAACTTCGATTCAGTGGACTAGACTTATTAAGGATTTCGAAACTTTTGAGGTTTACCCTGAAGCAGTTAAGTTTTATAATAGTGTTATCGATGAATGTATAAAACTTGAAATGGAACCATTTATAAACTTACATCATTTTGATTTGCCAATAGAGCTTTATAAAAAGTATGGTGGATGGGAATCAAAACATGTTGTGGATTTATATGAGGGGTTTGCTTCAAAATGTTTTGAGCTTTTTTCAGATAGAGTAAAACATTGGATAACCTTTAATGAACCTATAGTTGTAGTTGAAGGTGAATATTTATGGAGATTTCACTATCCAAAGCTTGTAGATGGTAAAAAAGCTGTTCAAGTAGCTTACAATCTTAATTTAGCTTCTGCAAAAGCTATAAATGCTTTTAAGAAGAGAGGATACCATAAGGAAGGTGGAAAAATAGGAATTGTTTTGAATTTAACACCTTCTTATCCTAGAAGTAATAGTATGGAGGATAAGAAAGCAGCTGATTTTGCAGATATGTTTTATAATAGAATGTTTTTGGATACAGCAGTGAAGGGAAGCTTTCCCAAAGAACTTGTGGAAGTTTTAGATAAGGATAAGGTTCTATGGGATTCATCAGAAAAGGAGCTTGAAATAATTAAAGAAAATACAGTAGATTATTTAGGAATTAATTATTATCAACCTAGAAGAGTTAAAGAAAAAGAAAAATTATATGATATGCCTACTTGGATACCAGAAAAATATTTTGATAATTATATTATGCCTGGTAGAAGAATAAATAAACATAGAGGTTGGGAGATATATCCAAAGGCTATTTATGATATAGCTATTAATATAAGGGATAATTATAATAACATACCTTGGTATATTTCTGAAAATGGAATAGGAGTAGAGGGAGAAGAGAAGTTTAAAAATGAAGAGGGAGTAATTGAAGATGATTACAGAATAAATTTTATAAAGGAACACCTTAAGTTTTTAAATAAAGGAATAAAGGAAGGTTCTAATTGTTTTGGATATCACCTTTGGACCCCAATAGATTGTTGGTCATGGAGTAATGCCTACAAAAACAGATATGGATTTATAGCACTTGATTTAAAGACTCAAATAAAAACTATAAAGAAATCT
- a CDS encoding PTS lactose/cellobiose transporter subunit IIA, whose protein sequence is MNEKDAERAMELIYIAGNAKSIAIQSIILAEDGKIKEAKEKFKEAKEELHKAHDIQTTLLNKEVNGEVIEKTILLIHAQDHFMSASTVIELTERFIRMYERK, encoded by the coding sequence ATGAATGAAAAAGATGCTGAAAGAGCAATGGAACTTATATATATAGCAGGAAATGCCAAATCGATTGCTATTCAGTCAATAATACTTGCGGAAGATGGAAAAATAAAAGAAGCAAAAGAAAAATTTAAAGAGGCTAAAGAGGAGCTTCATAAAGCCCACGATATACAAACCACGCTTTTAAATAAAGAAGTAAATGGTGAAGTTATAGAAAAAACCATACTTTTAATACATGCACAGGATCACTTTATGTCCGCTAGTACTGTAATAGAGCTTACAGAAAGATTTATAAGGATGTACGAAAGAAAATAA
- a CDS encoding PTS sugar transporter subunit IIC produces MERGYNFDKFQKKFTMIVGKIAGNKLLLAFRDSFVLVGSVIMIAGFATMINSVFLDPNGIIFGSSGLNLGKIMYGSDKAWQASGFMNNLKYVQSLFSFFVQGAMSINTLLIVVVFAYVISKKFFPKNREHIVSVLYAISAYFICLPWNYTAIINKKNVPLSGIINPNFLGPQGMFAGLLIAGSAVYIYNKLLQKDISIKMPDSVPPAVARSFESLVPGLITLSIFIILTTLSNKFSGLSMPELLLKVLQQPAMAISSTAAFALVSQITWPLFQWFGIHPTSIWGPIFGVTWGIADTENMMGTAHHMYSTLFMNFSTIASGTFALAPVLALLLFSKLKQNKQVSKIALAPAIFNISEPITFGLPIILNPIYFVPFVVVQPLCFYIAVFFTKIGFIPVVTNNVPWTVPPLISGILFTGTFKGALVQLINLVIATLIYLPFVKIADAMELRKEKNKEAK; encoded by the coding sequence ATGGAAAGAGGTTACAATTTCGATAAATTTCAAAAAAAATTCACCATGATAGTAGGAAAAATAGCTGGCAATAAGTTGCTTTTGGCATTTAGGGATTCTTTTGTTCTTGTAGGATCAGTAATTATGATAGCTGGTTTTGCTACAATGATTAATAGTGTATTTCTAGATCCCAATGGAATTATATTTGGAAGTTCAGGATTAAATTTAGGTAAAATAATGTATGGAAGCGATAAGGCGTGGCAAGCTTCCGGATTTATGAATAATTTAAAGTATGTACAATCATTATTTTCATTTTTTGTACAAGGCGCAATGTCAATAAATACGCTGCTTATAGTAGTTGTATTTGCATATGTAATTTCTAAGAAGTTCTTTCCTAAAAATAGGGAGCATATAGTATCAGTGTTATATGCAATATCAGCTTATTTTATATGTTTACCTTGGAATTATACTGCCATAATAAATAAAAAAAATGTTCCTTTAAGTGGAATTATAAACCCTAATTTTTTAGGACCACAGGGAATGTTTGCAGGACTTCTTATAGCAGGCTCTGCTGTATATATATACAATAAGCTTTTGCAAAAGGATATATCTATAAAAATGCCTGATTCAGTACCACCAGCAGTTGCTAGAAGTTTTGAATCTTTAGTACCGGGTTTAATAACATTATCTATATTTATAATACTTACTACTTTAAGCAATAAGTTTTCAGGACTTTCTATGCCTGAGCTATTGTTAAAAGTACTTCAACAGCCAGCTATGGCAATATCAAGTACAGCAGCCTTTGCACTAGTTTCTCAAATAACCTGGCCACTATTTCAGTGGTTTGGAATTCATCCGACTTCTATATGGGGACCTATATTTGGAGTGACTTGGGGTATTGCAGATACTGAAAATATGATGGGAACAGCACATCATATGTATTCTACTTTATTTATGAACTTTTCCACTATTGCCTCTGGAACTTTTGCTTTAGCACCTGTTCTAGCCTTACTTTTATTCTCTAAATTAAAGCAAAATAAACAGGTTAGTAAAATAGCCCTAGCACCGGCTATATTTAACATAAGTGAACCGATAACCTTTGGACTTCCTATAATATTAAATCCCATATACTTCGTACCATTTGTAGTAGTACAACCACTTTGCTTTTATATAGCTGTATTCTTTACTAAAATAGGTTTTATACCTGTTGTAACCAATAATGTTCCTTGGACAGTACCTCCACTTATATCAGGAATTTTGTTTACAGGTACCTTTAAAGGAGCTTTAGTGCAGCTTATAAATCTAGTTATAGCTACATTAATATATTTGCCTTTTGTAAAAATTGCAGATGCAATGGAATTAAGGAAAGAGAAGAATAAAGAAGCGAAATAA
- a CDS encoding transcription antiterminator translates to MKISLFCSGGFSTSLLAKKMQKAYEEKGITDNVIEAFDFAMIDEVEEDVDIIMIGPQISWAYDQVKEKYPNKRVILLTMAEFGSMNGNKIIEKLENEL, encoded by the coding sequence ATGAAAATTTCATTATTTTGCAGTGGGGGGTTTTCAACTAGTTTATTAGCTAAAAAAATGCAAAAAGCTTATGAGGAGAAGGGAATAACAGATAATGTTATCGAGGCCTTTGATTTTGCCATGATAGACGAAGTTGAGGAGGATGTAGATATTATAATGATTGGACCTCAAATTTCATGGGCATATGATCAAGTTAAGGAGAAATACCCAAATAAAAGGGTAATATTACTTACTATGGCTGAATTTGGGTCAATGAATGGCAACAAGATAATTGAAAAACTCGAAAACGAGTTATAG